The following proteins are encoded in a genomic region of Pelodictyon phaeoclathratiforme BU-1:
- a CDS encoding Ppx/GppA phosphatase family protein, with the protein MTKRVSCIDIGTNTALLLIADLDPATCAMQPIYHKQTIVRLGKNVDADKVIDPRGLQRLIDCMVDYRQISDEHSVEEIIAAGTSALRDAKNRTEVIDSIERAAGITIQCISGKEEADLTFGGAVAGMSDVPELFTVIDIGGGSTEISMGSSGLVTESVSLDIGSVRLTERFFTTLPPPQSEFDAAKSCIDQLLTANIIPFFAAREHVYGVAGTLTTIAQVSQGLKHFDAEKVHNYPLKYEEVHAFLSQLKTSTLEQIIELGIPEGRADVITMGTLILHQFMRLLGAPEIRVSIQGLRFGLAQRELLRLRGNI; encoded by the coding sequence ATGACCAAACGCGTTTCATGCATCGATATCGGCACCAACACCGCTTTGCTGCTTATTGCCGACCTTGATCCGGCTACATGCGCCATGCAGCCGATCTACCACAAGCAGACCATTGTGCGGCTTGGAAAAAATGTCGATGCCGACAAAGTGATTGACCCGCGAGGATTGCAACGACTTATCGACTGCATGGTTGACTATCGCCAGATCAGCGATGAACACAGTGTTGAAGAAATCATCGCCGCAGGCACCAGCGCCCTGAGAGACGCAAAAAACCGCACGGAGGTGATCGACTCCATCGAGCGTGCCGCAGGAATAACCATCCAATGCATCTCAGGCAAAGAGGAAGCAGATCTCACCTTTGGTGGCGCTGTGGCTGGCATGAGCGACGTTCCTGAACTTTTCACCGTCATCGATATCGGCGGCGGCAGCACCGAAATCTCCATGGGGTCATCCGGCTTGGTCACGGAAAGTGTCAGCCTCGATATCGGTTCGGTAAGGCTCACTGAACGCTTTTTCACCACACTCCCCCCGCCACAGAGTGAGTTTGATGCGGCCAAATCCTGCATCGACCAGCTCCTCACCGCAAACATCATCCCCTTTTTTGCTGCACGGGAGCACGTCTACGGCGTAGCCGGAACCCTCACCACCATCGCTCAGGTGAGCCAGGGACTGAAACACTTTGACGCCGAGAAGGTGCACAACTACCCTCTGAAATACGAAGAGGTGCACGCCTTTCTCAGCCAACTCAAAACAAGCACCCTTGAGCAGATCATTGAGCTTGGCATCCCCGAAGGGAGGGCTGACGTCATCACTATGGGAACGCTCATCCTGCACCAATTCATGCGCCTGCTTGGCGCCCCGGAAATCCGTGTCAGCATCCAGGGGCTCCGCTTCGGCCTTGCACAGCGGGAGCTGCTGCGTCTCCGGGGAAACATCTGA